The nucleotide sequence TAGTCTTTAAAAAAAATTGATAGGGATATCTTCCTCTTGAAACCAGATCCCAGACTGTTATTCCTTCAGGAACTACCGGTGATTGAGGTAGAAGCCCTAAAATTTGAGCCAATTGCTTAGAAGGCATTGAAGTTATTTTTTTGCCATCAATCAGAACCTTTCCTGAAATAGGCTTAATAAGTCTTGCAAGTGTTTTCAACAGTGTTGATTTACCGCAGCCATTTGCACCAATAATAACACTTATTTTATTACTTGGTATAGCTATATCAATTCCATCAACTATAATCCTTTTGTCATATCCAGCTACTATTTCTTTCGCTTCAAATAATTGTTTTTTATTAGTCATTAGGCTTTCCCCCTCCTATTTATAGCTATTAATAAAAATAGCATATATGGTGCCCCTAAAATTCCGGTTACTACACCTACAGGGAATCTTGTTCCAAATGCAAATTGACCAAGCATATCAGCTCCAAGAACTAATAAGGCTCCAACCAAACCTGAGGACAGACCGTTTGATGCTCCCGGTCCGGCAAGTCGAGATGCAATTGGACCCGATAAAAATGCAACGAAGGCTATAGGACCTGTAATTGAAGTGGCAAAGGCTATTAAGAATACGGAACATAAAATCAGCATAATTCGTATTAGATTAATTTTTACACCTAAGGTAGTTGCGAATTCATCTCCAAGTTCTAGTATTTGAAGCTGTTTTGTTAAACCTAAGATTATAATACTGAATACAACAACAACCAAAACTAAAACGGGAACATCTTCAATACGCATTCCATTTAAGCTGCCACTTAACCACCTAAGTGCAGAAGGGACATCATGTTGTGAAGATTTAGCTAACAAATATGAAATGAGTGAATTTATCATTGCCTGTATTCCAATACCTATAAGTATCAATCTGCCGTTA is from Clostridium thermarum and encodes:
- a CDS encoding FecCD family ABC transporter permease, with the translated sequence MTQSAQYLIRQGYTRRKIRLISVNIVLFILTLCLCVMMLVYGNKNYPLSTVIKVLSGEEIKGATFAIQTIRLPRMLCGVFAGFAFGIAGNTFQTMLRNPLASPDIIGISSGSSVAAVFCILVLNMSGSSVSIAALISGILVSLLIYLLSKGSGFSNGRLILIGIGIQAMINSLISYLLAKSSQHDVPSALRWLSGSLNGMRIEDVPVLVLVVVVFSIIILGLTKQLQILELGDEFATTLGVKINLIRIMLILCSVFLIAFATSITGPIAFVAFLSGPIASRLAGPGASNGLSSGLVGALLVLGADMLGQFAFGTRFPVGVVTGILGAPYMLFLLIAINRRGKA